Proteins from a genomic interval of Ignavibacteriales bacterium:
- a CDS encoding NAD-dependent malic enzyme produces MKTYSLKIDPLTNEEYLEVSVKGEQILHDPSLNKGSAFTEEERISLGLEGLLRPRLSDIETQQKRNHEMYQRKHDDIEKYIYLQSLLNRNETLFYRLLCDNLIEMLPIVYTPTVGKACMMLSHITRDFRGIYISPENIGSIDKIFQDVSLPEVSLIVVTDGERILGLGDLGSDGMGIPVGKINLYVAAGGLHPATCLPITLDVGTNNGRLINDPLYLGYCGKRLEGKEYDDFIERFVLGVKRNFPNALLQWEDFAKHKAFKLLDRYRDRILSFNDDIQGTGAVTLAALISAMKIKKQRFNDQRYVIVGMGQAGTGIASNIRRMLVEEGASEDEAQSKLYAFDFPGLLVDDMSNLTENQKPFAQRRSNLTTWKLDSPSTISLMDVLRNAKPTVLIGVTASYGLFNAEVLGQMAKNDERPVIFALSNPTSKSECTAEEVAIATKGKGLVATGSPFAVFDYEGKEFVTSQCNNMFIFPGVGLGALVSKATKVTTKMFLEASKALSSFVTPEQIAKNMLLPQLTDIRKVSLHVAKAVAIEAREAGLGRRLSDEELGRVIEKAQWDPHYYAYKPKP; encoded by the coding sequence ATGAAAACGTACTCGTTAAAAATCGATCCACTGACGAATGAAGAATATCTCGAAGTGAGCGTCAAAGGAGAACAGATCCTGCACGACCCGTCATTGAACAAAGGCTCAGCGTTTACGGAAGAGGAGCGCATCAGCCTGGGTCTCGAAGGACTGCTTCGTCCCCGGTTGTCCGACATAGAGACGCAGCAAAAGCGTAATCACGAGATGTATCAGCGCAAACACGATGACATCGAAAAATATATTTATCTGCAATCCCTGCTCAACAGGAATGAAACGCTGTTCTACAGGCTCCTCTGTGATAACCTGATTGAGATGCTTCCGATAGTCTATACTCCGACCGTCGGCAAGGCCTGCATGATGCTCAGCCACATCACCCGTGATTTTCGCGGAATCTATATCAGTCCGGAAAACATTGGGAGTATCGACAAGATCTTTCAGGACGTGTCGCTCCCTGAAGTCTCACTCATCGTAGTCACTGACGGCGAGAGAATCCTCGGGCTTGGTGACCTCGGCTCGGACGGAATGGGGATCCCTGTCGGCAAGATCAATCTCTATGTTGCGGCGGGGGGACTTCACCCGGCAACGTGCCTCCCCATTACTCTCGATGTTGGTACGAACAACGGACGTCTCATCAATGACCCTTTGTACCTTGGTTATTGCGGGAAGAGGCTCGAAGGAAAGGAATATGACGATTTCATTGAGCGCTTCGTCCTGGGAGTGAAACGGAATTTCCCCAATGCGCTGCTTCAGTGGGAAGACTTCGCCAAGCACAAGGCTTTCAAACTTCTCGACCGGTATCGAGACAGAATTCTCTCATTCAACGACGACATCCAGGGGACCGGAGCCGTGACGCTTGCCGCGCTGATCAGCGCCATGAAGATCAAGAAGCAGCGCTTCAACGATCAGCGTTACGTCATCGTCGGCATGGGGCAAGCCGGCACCGGCATCGCTTCGAATATCCGGCGGATGCTGGTCGAAGAGGGAGCGTCGGAGGACGAGGCCCAGAGCAAGTTGTACGCATTTGATTTCCCTGGCCTTTTGGTCGATGACATGTCAAACCTGACGGAAAATCAGAAGCCGTTCGCCCAGCGCCGATCGAACCTCACGACATGGAAACTGGACTCTCCATCGACAATCAGCCTGATGGATGTTCTTCGTAACGCCAAGCCAACCGTCCTGATTGGTGTAACTGCCAGCTACGGATTGTTCAACGCAGAAGTGCTCGGCCAGATGGCGAAGAACGACGAGCGGCCGGTTATTTTCGCGCTCTCGAATCCAACGTCAAAATCCGAATGCACCGCTGAAGAAGTTGCCATTGCTACAAAGGGAAAAGGGCTGGTCGCGACAGGAAGTCCGTTTGCAGTTTTCGACTATGAGGGGAAGGAATTTGTCACATCGCAGTGCAACAACATGTTCATTTTCCCGGGCGTTGGTTTGGGGGCGCTCGTGAGCAAAGCGACGAAGGTCACAACGAAAATGTTCCTCGAAGCAAGCAAAGCGCTGAGCTCATTCGTGACACCGGAACAGATCGCGAAGAACATGCTGTTGCCGCAGCTGACAGACATTCGAAAGGTTTCTCTCCACGTGGCGAAGGCGGTTGCCATCGAAGCCCGTGAAGCTGGTCTGGGAAGAAGGTTGAGCGATGAGGAACTCGGCCGGGTGATCGAGAAAGCACAATGGGATCCTCACTACTATGCATACAAACCGAAACCGTGA
- a CDS encoding response regulator — MKILIVDDLASNRALLDKIVRSNLSYDTILAADGSEALTKVALDKPDLILLDVMMPVMNGHSFLKELRSRDQWKGIPVVVTTSSGEKAIVKEMVALGVSGYLLRPFAARQVVAAVQEAMKSAGIGGEKPGHPVETAPT; from the coding sequence ATGAAAATACTCATCGTAGATGACCTTGCATCGAACCGGGCCCTCCTTGACAAGATCGTACGATCGAATCTCTCATATGATACGATCCTCGCCGCCGACGGCAGCGAAGCATTGACTAAAGTCGCTCTCGATAAACCCGATCTCATACTGCTCGATGTCATGATGCCTGTCATGAACGGCCACTCGTTTCTCAAAGAGCTGCGGTCACGTGATCAGTGGAAGGGCATTCCGGTGGTGGTGACGACTTCTTCCGGCGAGAAAGCGATTGTGAAAGAGATGGTCGCGCTTGGTGTCTCCGGCTATCTTCTCCGTCCATTCGCGGCCCGGCAGGTGGTCGCAGCGGTTCAGGAGGCGATGAAGAGTGCGGGGATCGGAGGGGAAAAACCGGGTCACCCGGTAGAAACCGCTCCAACTTGA
- a CDS encoding pitrilysin family protein — translation MKKIILSLCAALYVLTGAVVAQKQVPPEGGKPKDFTLPQKHQFKLPNGMEVTLVPFGAIPKVSVSLVVRSGNLNEGENEVSLADIAGDLMKEGTKSRSADQVDQEAAAMGGNVNIAVGPDLSTISGDVLSEFGPQLVRLMGDIVRNSLFPESELARIKKDAVRQLSVSKAQPQSLALEEFRRMMYPGHPYGRVFPTQEMIETFTIDDVRRFYKENFGAQRTSIYIAGKFDRQAMEAAVLQTFEGWEKGPAVYTNIPKPVTKKSFGLVERPGAPQSTIYVGLPVVNPFDKDYVKMMVTNSLLGGSFASRITSNIREKKGYTYSPTSQVSSRYRDAYWVEIADVGTDVTGAALKEILGEVKRLGSEPPPEDELKGIQNYIGGTFVLQNSTRQGIIGQLTNLSLHGLPDSYLTNYVKNVFAVTPADVQQITQKYIRPDDMTLVIVGDKKKVEVQIKDYASPKPEGK, via the coding sequence ATGAAAAAGATCATTCTCAGTCTATGTGCAGCCCTTTATGTGCTCACCGGCGCGGTTGTGGCGCAGAAGCAGGTGCCTCCTGAAGGGGGAAAGCCGAAGGACTTCACGCTTCCGCAGAAGCATCAATTCAAACTCCCGAATGGCATGGAAGTGACGCTCGTCCCCTTTGGCGCCATTCCGAAAGTCTCCGTAAGCCTCGTCGTGAGGTCCGGCAATCTCAATGAAGGAGAGAACGAGGTGTCGTTGGCCGACATCGCGGGCGACTTGATGAAAGAGGGGACGAAGTCACGGTCTGCCGACCAGGTGGATCAGGAGGCGGCCGCCATGGGGGGCAATGTGAATATCGCTGTCGGACCGGATCTCTCCACGATCTCCGGAGATGTGCTTTCGGAATTCGGGCCGCAGCTTGTCCGATTGATGGGAGATATCGTCAGAAACTCGCTCTTTCCCGAGTCGGAGCTTGCACGCATCAAGAAGGATGCTGTTCGTCAATTGAGCGTCAGCAAGGCGCAGCCGCAGAGTCTTGCCCTGGAAGAATTTCGGCGCATGATGTATCCGGGCCATCCGTACGGACGAGTGTTCCCGACGCAGGAGATGATTGAAACATTCACCATCGATGACGTCCGCCGGTTCTACAAGGAGAACTTCGGTGCTCAACGCACCAGCATCTATATCGCTGGTAAGTTTGATCGACAGGCGATGGAAGCCGCAGTGCTGCAAACGTTCGAAGGATGGGAAAAAGGGCCGGCTGTGTATACGAACATTCCGAAGCCAGTGACGAAGAAATCGTTCGGTCTCGTCGAGCGTCCGGGCGCTCCACAATCGACGATTTACGTCGGACTCCCCGTCGTGAACCCCTTCGACAAGGACTATGTCAAAATGATGGTGACGAATTCCTTGCTCGGTGGATCCTTCGCCTCGCGCATCACGAGCAATATTCGCGAGAAGAAAGGCTATACGTACTCACCGACCAGCCAGGTGTCTTCCCGGTATCGCGATGCGTACTGGGTGGAGATTGCTGACGTCGGTACCGATGTCACCGGCGCCGCTCTGAAGGAGATTCTTGGCGAGGTCAAGCGGCTGGGAAGCGAGCCGCCGCCCGAAGACGAACTGAAGGGGATCCAAAACTACATTGGCGGCACGTTCGTTCTTCAGAATTCGACGCGCCAGGGGATCATCGGCCAGTTAACAAACCTGAGCCTGCACGGTCTTCCGGACTCGTATCTGACGAACTATGTGAAGAACGTTTTTGCTGTTACGCCCGCCGATGTTCAGCAGATCACGCAAAAGTACATCCGGCCGGATGACATGACGCTCGTCATCGTCGGGGACAAGAAGAAGGTGGAGGTGCAGATCAAAGATTACGCAAGTCCGAAGCCCGAAGGGAAGTAG
- a CDS encoding pitrilysin family protein codes for MKHHHWFRVLCTLAITAFVFQINVGNDESFRVPVEYKKLGNGLKVILSPDHTAPTVVVAVYYNIGFRIEPRNRTGFAHLFEHMMFQGSENLGKMEFIRLVQRNGGVLNGSTRFDFTNYFEVVPAHKLETALWAEADRMRGLNITQENLTNQQGVVKNEVRVNVLNQPYGGFPWLDMPQYANTNWNNAHNFYCDLKDLDAATLGDVQQFFKTFYAPNNAAIAIVGDFDPKEAMALITKYFGGIASSPQPPKPDLTEPRQEQEKKFTKIDTLANRPAIAIAYHMPERNTPEFFAMGLLDQILLQGDDSILRQKLVKEKGYTAGVGGGINLLGNMHNYNGPMLWMASLIHDKTVSSDDIMKAWDEAIENVTTKPIVRASVDRALVKLRSNFYDQVSGFFGFGRADLLASFALFDDNPERINSLEDQFKKVTPELILKTAKEYLRKGNRTILIIEPKSGS; via the coding sequence ATGAAGCACCATCATTGGTTTCGCGTGCTGTGTACGCTCGCGATCACGGCTTTCGTGTTCCAGATCAACGTTGGAAACGACGAGAGCTTTCGCGTGCCGGTTGAATACAAAAAACTGGGTAACGGACTGAAGGTTATCCTTTCGCCGGACCATACGGCTCCGACAGTCGTCGTAGCGGTATACTATAACATCGGGTTCCGGATCGAACCAAGAAACCGGACGGGGTTCGCCCATCTATTCGAGCACATGATGTTCCAGGGCTCGGAAAACCTTGGCAAGATGGAATTCATCAGGCTCGTGCAAAGAAACGGCGGAGTTCTCAATGGCTCGACCCGGTTCGACTTCACCAACTACTTCGAGGTCGTGCCGGCCCACAAACTGGAGACGGCCCTTTGGGCTGAAGCCGACAGGATGCGTGGACTGAACATCACGCAAGAAAACCTGACTAACCAGCAGGGCGTTGTGAAGAACGAGGTGCGGGTAAATGTACTCAACCAGCCGTATGGCGGATTTCCGTGGCTGGATATGCCTCAGTACGCGAATACAAACTGGAACAACGCGCACAATTTCTACTGTGACCTGAAGGACCTCGACGCCGCAACGCTCGGCGACGTTCAGCAGTTTTTCAAGACATTCTATGCTCCCAACAACGCAGCGATCGCCATCGTCGGTGATTTCGATCCGAAGGAGGCAATGGCGTTGATCACGAAGTACTTCGGCGGCATCGCCTCCTCTCCGCAGCCGCCGAAACCGGATCTCACCGAGCCGAGGCAGGAACAGGAAAAGAAATTCACGAAGATCGATACTCTGGCGAACCGTCCAGCCATCGCGATTGCGTATCACATGCCGGAGAGGAACACTCCGGAGTTCTTTGCGATGGGATTGCTCGACCAGATCCTTCTGCAAGGGGATGATAGCATCTTAAGGCAGAAGCTCGTGAAAGAGAAAGGGTATACCGCCGGCGTCGGAGGAGGGATCAACCTCCTAGGCAACATGCACAACTACAATGGTCCGATGCTCTGGATGGCAAGCCTGATTCACGACAAGACCGTGAGTTCCGATGACATCATGAAGGCCTGGGATGAGGCAATCGAGAATGTGACAACCAAGCCGATCGTACGCGCATCAGTTGATCGAGCACTCGTGAAGCTCCGCTCCAATTTCTACGATCAGGTCAGCGGATTCTTCGGCTTCGGGCGTGCCGATTTGCTGGCTTCTTTTGCCCTGTTCGATGACAACCCGGAGCGAATCAACTCGCTGGAGGACCAGTTCAAGAAAGTGACCCCCGAACTGATCCTGAAGACGGCAAAGGAGTATCTCCGCAAAGGGAACAGAACAATTCTGATCATCGAACCGAAATCGGGTTCATAA
- a CDS encoding DUF5110 domain-containing protein, with protein sequence MRKIYSIIQTVLLFSTLLVIGTPETQAQCKQEGSWVVCRDARFQFLSPTTIRMEFVPGSDFVDAPTIVIQKRETRKVPIEVWADKEYLVVKTAKLFLRYKVNSGRFTKDNLSLTWKGEKKPFWTPSESEPTNLGGISTSLDGLRKDRLTKTENGFLNRSGITIVDDSRTPLWDEETQWIKPRRQVGNQDWYFFYYGNDYAQMLKWYAELTGPIPMIPRYALGAWITDLNYEYLPGTKVVDNFKYTDKDVKKIVDRFRSEGIPLDVLVLDFAWHNYGWRGGYDWSPIFPQPKEFLDWAHKSGLKISLNDHPGYGKESVLSDEDSHASAIRTALRMPAPEKATYNLDLTAAWKFKTDPSNAGVKEKWFSADTKVDDWATIQAGKPWEEQGHAGYDGVAWYRQNISPPVNMPFGNLYLVFGGVDDEYDLYINDSLITHFGSKGNSSYNTATSTEVSGLIRRGENNVIALRVNDWGGDGGLVFAPWTIANKPPPKGIRFNLANKTHAEAFMDILHNPLVDQGVDFWWVDGGEGASDMPGLNGQLWTNKVFYDFTQDHTKKRGFIFSRYGGPGNHRYPSFFTGDTYAQWDVLAYQVPYTAKGGNVLTPYITHDIGGFIGANISFDLYARWVQFGVFSPFLRLHSQHENPEEGNVRMPWTYGDKGTAFAKKFFNLRYNLIPYIYTYCRAATDQALPIVRPLYLEYPSLSKAYNYPGEYLFGEQFLVAPVTDSLGEKEVYLPPGEWVDYFTGQKYGGDKTIREKYPLDRMPVFVKAGSIIPMQPDMAYSDQKPLETLVVDVYTGDKGSFSLYEDDGNSLEYKTGKSAWTPLAFTRGGGKTEVTVGPTKGEYTGQPAARGYEFRIHGVTKPGSVTVNNKKVEMGTGKEGWSWNKDKSVVIVTVDAKKIRETVKVAVQ encoded by the coding sequence CAGTGTAAGCAAGAGGGGAGCTGGGTTGTCTGCCGTGATGCCCGATTCCAATTCCTTTCGCCGACGACGATACGAATGGAGTTCGTTCCCGGCAGCGATTTCGTCGACGCACCGACGATCGTCATTCAAAAACGTGAAACCAGGAAGGTCCCGATCGAGGTCTGGGCTGACAAGGAATACCTCGTCGTGAAGACAGCGAAGCTCTTTCTCCGCTACAAAGTCAATTCCGGCCGGTTCACGAAGGACAACCTGAGTCTGACCTGGAAAGGGGAAAAGAAGCCGTTCTGGACGCCCTCTGAGTCTGAGCCGACCAACCTTGGCGGGATTTCAACGTCGCTTGACGGCCTGAGGAAAGATCGCTTGACGAAAACTGAGAACGGCTTCCTCAATCGGAGCGGTATCACTATTGTGGATGACAGCCGGACGCCGCTCTGGGATGAGGAAACGCAGTGGATTAAACCGCGTAGACAGGTCGGGAACCAGGACTGGTACTTCTTCTATTACGGCAACGACTATGCACAGATGCTGAAATGGTACGCGGAATTGACCGGACCGATTCCAATGATCCCCCGCTACGCGCTCGGCGCCTGGATCACCGATCTCAACTACGAGTACCTCCCCGGCACAAAAGTCGTCGACAATTTCAAATACACAGACAAGGACGTGAAGAAAATTGTCGACCGGTTCCGAAGCGAAGGAATTCCGCTCGACGTTCTTGTGCTCGATTTCGCCTGGCACAACTACGGATGGAGGGGAGGATATGATTGGAGCCCGATTTTCCCTCAGCCGAAGGAATTCCTGGACTGGGCACACAAAAGCGGATTGAAGATTTCCCTGAACGATCACCCGGGGTATGGCAAGGAGAGTGTCCTCTCTGATGAAGACAGCCACGCTTCGGCAATCCGGACTGCGTTGCGCATGCCTGCGCCGGAAAAGGCCACATACAATCTCGATCTCACAGCGGCATGGAAGTTCAAGACAGACCCGTCGAACGCCGGTGTGAAGGAGAAGTGGTTCTCGGCGGACACGAAGGTCGATGACTGGGCGACAATCCAGGCCGGAAAACCGTGGGAGGAGCAGGGGCACGCAGGCTACGATGGCGTGGCGTGGTACCGGCAGAACATCTCACCCCCTGTGAACATGCCTTTTGGAAATCTCTATCTCGTTTTTGGCGGCGTCGACGACGAGTATGATCTCTATATCAACGACAGTCTCATTACGCACTTCGGCTCGAAGGGGAACAGCTCGTACAACACTGCCACCTCGACGGAAGTGAGCGGCCTCATCAGGCGTGGGGAGAACAACGTGATCGCTCTCCGTGTTAACGACTGGGGGGGCGATGGAGGGTTGGTGTTCGCGCCGTGGACTATCGCGAATAAACCGCCGCCGAAGGGGATCAGATTCAACCTGGCGAATAAGACGCACGCCGAGGCATTCATGGACATCCTTCATAACCCTCTGGTCGATCAGGGGGTCGATTTCTGGTGGGTCGATGGGGGTGAAGGCGCTTCGGACATGCCGGGATTGAACGGCCAACTCTGGACGAACAAGGTCTTCTATGATTTCACGCAGGATCATACAAAGAAGCGTGGATTTATTTTCAGCCGTTATGGCGGCCCGGGAAATCACAGGTATCCATCGTTCTTCACGGGCGACACGTATGCGCAGTGGGATGTGCTCGCGTACCAGGTGCCGTACACCGCGAAAGGGGGCAATGTGCTGACCCCCTACATCACGCATGACATCGGCGGCTTCATTGGAGCGAACATCAGCTTCGATCTGTACGCACGGTGGGTTCAATTCGGCGTGTTCAGCCCGTTCCTGAGGCTGCATTCGCAGCACGAGAATCCGGAGGAAGGAAACGTAAGGATGCCGTGGACGTACGGCGACAAGGGAACGGCGTTTGCGAAAAAGTTCTTCAATCTCCGCTACAATCTGATTCCCTACATCTATACATACTGCCGCGCTGCAACAGATCAGGCTCTGCCGATCGTTCGTCCGCTCTATCTGGAGTACCCATCGCTGAGCAAAGCGTACAACTATCCGGGCGAGTATTTGTTCGGGGAGCAGTTTCTCGTTGCCCCCGTAACCGATTCGCTCGGCGAGAAGGAAGTGTACCTCCCGCCCGGCGAGTGGGTTGACTACTTCACCGGCCAAAAGTATGGCGGCGACAAGACGATCCGTGAAAAGTATCCGCTCGACCGCATGCCCGTGTTCGTGAAAGCCGGATCCATCATCCCGATGCAGCCTGATATGGCGTATTCCGATCAGAAACCGCTCGAGACGCTTGTCGTGGATGTATACACGGGGGACAAGGGATCATTCTCGCTCTATGAGGACGACGGCAATTCGCTTGAATACAAGACCGGCAAATCGGCCTGGACTCCGCTTGCATTCACCAGAGGTGGCGGCAAAACGGAAGTCACTGTCGGACCGACGAAAGGCGAGTACACCGGCCAGCCGGCCGCGAGGGGATATGAGTTCCGGATTCATGGTGTTACAAAACCGGGTTCCGTGACCGTCAACAACAAGAAGGTCGAGATGGGAACAGGGAAAGAGGGTTGGTCGTGGAACAAGGACAAGTCCGTCGTGATCGTCACAGTTGACGCAAAGAAGATCCGGGAGACTGTGAAGGTGGCGGTGCAGTAA